Within the Ensifer canadensis genome, the region ATCGAGATCGGCACGCTGCAATAGAGATCGGCGCCATCGCGCTGGTAGAACTCGTGCGGCTTGACCGAGAGGAAGATGTAGAGATCGCCCGCTGGTCCACCGCGCAGGCCCGCTTCCCCTTCGCCGGAGAGGCGAATGCGAGTGCCGTCTTCGATGCCGGCCGGAATGTTGACGGAGAGCGTGCGCTCCTCGGTGACGCGGCCCTGGCCGTGGCACTTGGTGCAGGGATCGGTGATCGTCTGGCCGCGGCCGCCGCAGGTCGGGCAAGTGCGCTCGATCGAGAAGAATCCCTGGGCGGCGCGTACGCGGCCCGAGCCTTGACAGGTTCCGCAGGTCTTCGGGCTGGTGCCAGGCTTGGCACCGGACCCGGTGCAGACGTCGCAGGTGATCGAGGTCGGCACCCGGATCTGCGCGGTCTTGCCGGAATAGGCCTCTTCCAGCGAGATTTCCATGTTGTAGCGCAGATCGGCGCCGCGCTCGCGGCCACCCGATGAACGCCGCTGGCGCCCGCCACCCATCATCTCGCCGAAGATGTCTTCGAAGATGTCGGAGAAACCGCCTGCGCCACCGGCGCTACCGCCAAAGCCGTTGCCCATGCCGCCCTGCTCGAAGGCTGCGTGGCCGTAACGATCATAGGCCGCGCGCTTCTGCGGGTCCTTGAGCGTCTCGTAGGCTTGGTTGATTTCCTTGAAGGTCTTTTCCGAGGCGGCGTCGCCGGGGTTCTTGTCCGGATGATACTGCATCGCCAGTTTGCGGAAGGCGCTCTTCAGCTCCTTCTCATCCGCGTTTTTGGCAACGCCAAGCGTTTCGTAAAGATCACGTTTCATTCTTCAAAGATTGTCCTGTTGACAAGGCGTGCCAGCGCGGGGGCCCGGCGGCTGCCTGGTTACCTTGCCACAGGATTTAGTAAACCTTGAAGCGCGATACCATAGCCCATCGGGCCGCGGATGCGGTTTTTTGTCGGAAAAATGACGTTTCTGCCGGTCTCGCGCCCGGTAGACCCGCTTTGGGTGGCACTCCTGCCCCCAGGGATGCTCTGTAGCGGCGGTTTCAGCGGCGCGGGCCTCACGGGCCCGACGTCCTTCAGAGGCTGTCTGGCGCAGGCGCCTGAGGGGTAAAAAGGCAACAAAAAAGCCCGGGTCGCCCCGGGCTTTTCCGTCTCTAGGAGAGGGCGACTTAGGCCGACCGCTTGCGATCGTCTTCGTCGTTGACTTCTTCATAGTCCGCGTCGACGACATCGCCGTCGCGCGCGGCGTCAGCGGCGGCATCCGCATGGGCGGCGTCCGTCTGCTGGGCCTCGTAGATCGCCTGACCAAGCTTCATGGAGACTTCCATCAGCGTGTTGGTCTTGGCCTTGATGTCTTCGGCGTCCGGCTCGGAAGCCTCGACGGCGGTCTTCAGCGCGGCAATGGCGTCGGAGATCGCGTTGCGGTCGGTTTCCGAAACCTTGTCGCCGTAGTCCTTCAGCGACTTTTCCGAAGAATGGATCAGGCTTTCTGCCTGGTTCTTCGCTTCCACGCCTTCGCGGCGCTTCTTGTCGGTTTCGGCATTGGCTTCGGCGTCCTTGACCATCTTCTCGATGTCTGCGTCGGACAGGCCACCGGATGCCTGGATGCGGATCTGGTGTTCCTTGCCCGTACCCTTGTCCTTGGCCGATACCTGCACGATGCCGTTGGCGTCGATGTCGAAGGTCACTTCGATCTGCGGCATGCCGCGCGGTGCCGGCGGAATGCCGACGAGGTCGAACTGGCCGAGCAGCTTGTTGTCGGCTGCCATTTCACGTTCGCCCTGGGAGACGCGGATCGTCACGGCCGACTGGTTGTCGTCGGCGGTCGAGAAGGTCTGCGACTTCTTGGTCGGGATCGTCGTGTTGCGTTCGATCAGGCGGGTGAAGACGCCACCGAGCGTTTCGATGCCGAGCGACAGCGGGGTCACGTCGAGCAGCAGAACGTCCTTGACGTCGCCCTGCAGAACGCCGGCCTGGATCGCAGCACCCATGGCCACGA harbors:
- the dnaJ gene encoding molecular chaperone DnaJ; amino-acid sequence: MKRDLYETLGVAKNADEKELKSAFRKLAMQYHPDKNPGDAASEKTFKEINQAYETLKDPQKRAAYDRYGHAAFEQGGMGNGFGGSAGGAGGFSDIFEDIFGEMMGGGRQRRSSGGRERGADLRYNMEISLEEAYSGKTAQIRVPTSITCDVCTGSGAKPGTSPKTCGTCQGSGRVRAAQGFFSIERTCPTCGGRGQTITDPCTKCHGQGRVTEERTLSVNIPAGIEDGTRIRLSGEGEAGLRGGPAGDLYIFLSVKPHEFYQRDGADLYCSVPISMTTAALGGKFDVTTLDGTKSRVTVPEGTQAGKQFRLKGKGMPVLRSSQTGDLYIQMQIETPQKLTKRQRELLQEFEQISSKDNNPESAGFFARMKDFFDTLSD